In the genome of Aureimonas sp. OT7, one region contains:
- a CDS encoding invasion associated locus B family protein — MPSRVARNLCLAAALLMPAFPALAQDGAAAPQADTLPGGASSLQESFGDWTVLCALPGGRRTCSLSQSQSDTQSRQRIVAIELAPSGEGVVGGALAMPFGLVLAEGVSLKVDGGALGGQRAFRTCLPAGCIVPLSLAAGDVERLAGGETLELGAIAAENNQPVTLSISLNGFSAALQRLRSLM, encoded by the coding sequence TTGCCTAGCCGTGTCGCCCGCAATCTTTGCCTTGCCGCCGCACTGCTGATGCCGGCATTCCCGGCCCTGGCCCAGGACGGCGCCGCAGCACCGCAGGCCGACACGCTGCCGGGCGGCGCATCGTCGCTGCAGGAAAGTTTCGGCGACTGGACGGTTCTGTGTGCGCTTCCGGGCGGCCGCAGGACATGCAGCCTGTCGCAGAGCCAGTCCGACACGCAGTCGCGCCAGCGTATCGTTGCCATCGAGCTCGCGCCCAGCGGCGAGGGCGTCGTCGGGGGCGCGCTGGCCATGCCGTTCGGCCTTGTCCTTGCCGAGGGCGTCAGTTTGAAGGTGGATGGAGGCGCGCTGGGTGGTCAGCGCGCCTTCCGTACCTGCCTGCCCGCGGGCTGCATCGTTCCGCTGTCCCTGGCGGCCGGCGACGTCGAGCGCCTTGCCGGCGGAGAGACGCTCGAGCTCGGCGCCATCGCCGCCGAGAACAACCAGCCGGTAACGCTATCCATCTCGCTCAACGGCTTTTCCGCCGCGCTGCAGCGCCTCCGGTCCCTGATGTAG
- a CDS encoding LysE family translocator, whose translation MTFELWLAFAAASAVLLAIPGPTILLVISYALGHGRKAAGATVGGVALGDFTAMTASMLGLGALLATSATLFTALKWIGAAYLIYLGIKLWRAPVSIGEASPDTKALPRERPLRIFLHTYIVTALNPKSIIFFVAFLPQFMNTAQPILPQMIVFEVTFLVLATLNAVFYAFLASMARKSIRKPSVQRVVNRVGGSLMIGAGVLAANWKRSAV comes from the coding sequence ATGACCTTTGAACTGTGGCTGGCCTTCGCGGCAGCATCTGCCGTGTTGCTGGCGATCCCCGGCCCGACGATATTGCTGGTAATTTCCTATGCGCTTGGGCACGGCAGGAAGGCAGCAGGCGCGACGGTTGGAGGCGTTGCACTTGGTGATTTCACCGCTATGACGGCCTCCATGCTTGGCCTTGGCGCGCTGCTTGCGACCTCTGCCACGCTGTTCACCGCGCTCAAATGGATTGGTGCCGCCTATCTGATCTATCTTGGGATCAAGCTCTGGCGGGCTCCCGTATCGATCGGCGAAGCCAGTCCGGATACCAAAGCCTTGCCGAGGGAACGCCCGCTCCGGATATTCCTTCATACCTACATAGTGACGGCCCTGAATCCGAAGAGCATCATCTTCTTCGTGGCCTTCCTGCCGCAATTCATGAACACCGCCCAGCCGATCCTTCCGCAGATGATCGTGTTCGAGGTGACATTCCTCGTACTGGCGACGCTGAATGCGGTCTTCTACGCATTTTTGGCCTCCATGGCGCGAAAATCAATCCGCAAGCCAAGTGTGCAGCGGGTCGTCAACCGCGTGGGCGGGTCGCTGATGATTGGCGCTGGCGTACTCGCTGCCAATTGGAAACGCTCCGCGGTTTGA
- a CDS encoding L,D-transpeptidase codes for MTDRSTEGPTGPGRLTRRSLLAGGSAFLLSGCVTATPAPPLAPAPPAPPPPPAIPLMYQALPNERFPVEAVDVSAIPQRLWRQEVAFPHAERPGTVVVDTQAKYLYHVGQNGMATRYGIGVGRDGFAWDGRAVIAYKREWPRWTPPDSMVARQPELEPYSIANGGMDPGPRNPLGARALYIHQNGADTLYRLHGTFQPWSIGKAVSSGCIRLLNQDVIHLYVTVRDGSPIVVYQDGLPGAPLAEGRSEGLAPPPPGNA; via the coding sequence ATGACAGATCGATCAACCGAAGGCCCGACCGGGCCCGGCAGGCTGACGCGACGCAGCCTCCTGGCCGGCGGCAGCGCCTTTCTGCTCAGCGGCTGCGTTACGGCGACCCCGGCACCGCCCTTGGCACCGGCGCCGCCGGCCCCACCGCCGCCCCCTGCGATACCCCTGATGTACCAGGCGCTGCCGAACGAGCGCTTCCCCGTCGAGGCCGTCGACGTTTCCGCCATTCCGCAACGTCTATGGCGGCAGGAGGTCGCCTTTCCCCATGCGGAAAGACCGGGCACCGTCGTCGTGGATACGCAGGCCAAGTATCTCTACCATGTCGGGCAGAACGGCATGGCGACGCGATACGGTATCGGCGTCGGCCGCGACGGCTTCGCCTGGGACGGCCGCGCCGTCATCGCATACAAGCGGGAGTGGCCGCGTTGGACGCCGCCGGACTCCATGGTGGCCCGCCAGCCCGAGCTGGAACCCTACAGCATCGCCAATGGCGGAATGGACCCGGGACCGCGTAACCCGCTGGGCGCGCGGGCGCTGTACATCCACCAGAATGGCGCGGATACGCTGTATCGACTGCACGGAACGTTCCAGCCATGGTCTATCGGCAAGGCTGTTTCATCCGGCTGCATCCGTCTTCTGAACCAGGATGTCATCCACCTGTACGTCACGGTCCGCGATGGCAGTCCGATCGTCGTGTATCAGGACGGACTGCCCGGCGCGCCTTTGGCAGAGGGCCGGTCAGAGGGCTTGGCGCCACCACCACCCGGCAACGCCTGA
- a CDS encoding AzlC family ABC transporter permease, translating into MEPQPSFTSAGFRHGFFRAFSLLPGVLIYGIVFGILASEARLSALNAVLMSAFVYSGSAQMTALQVMRSGAELLPLDRHLKGNASPLLDGAMEDFPEVRLEVRPLE; encoded by the coding sequence ATGGAACCGCAGCCATCGTTCACCTCTGCCGGGTTCCGGCATGGTTTCTTTCGCGCATTCAGCCTGCTACCGGGCGTCCTGATTTACGGGATTGTCTTTGGCATCCTGGCCTCCGAGGCTCGGCTATCGGCACTCAATGCCGTGTTGATGAGCGCCTTCGTCTATTCCGGATCAGCCCAGATGACGGCGCTGCAAGTCATGCGCAGCGGTGCGGAATTGCTGCCGCTCGACCGCCATCTCAAGGGAAACGCATCGCCGCTCCTTGACGGAGCCATGGAGGACTTCCCGGAGGTGCGCCTGGAGGTTCGGCCCTTGGAATGA
- a CDS encoding hydroxyacid dehydrogenase, with the protein MTMGKPRTRRVLVTHNSIAPSAVALLNAHDIDVFFSPPYDPPEVVAARMADLQPDALMVRQGRIDASVIGGSDRLRVIVKHGVGVDNVDLEAAAARNIPVLRSLGSNALAVAEHAIALMVALLKQFPRLDTAVKAGEWPKPSFIGRDIAGARLGLIGFGAIGRETARLAGALGMSVTVYDPHAAGGVEAAGLASTDSLEALVADIDILSLHCPLTRETRDIVNAGLIARMAPRTLIVNTARGGLIDEAALAAALADGRIAGAGLDSFANEPPSADGPLWTAPNLIVTPHVGGVTAGSAVTMAETAARHIISVLDGNPPDARSLALPASLAA; encoded by the coding sequence ATGACGATGGGCAAACCGCGCACACGGCGCGTGCTGGTGACGCACAACAGCATCGCACCCAGTGCGGTGGCGCTGTTGAACGCGCACGACATCGACGTCTTCTTCTCGCCGCCCTACGATCCGCCCGAGGTCGTCGCCGCGCGCATGGCCGACCTTCAGCCGGACGCGCTGATGGTTCGGCAGGGGCGTATCGACGCCTCCGTCATCGGCGGTTCCGACCGGCTCAGGGTGATCGTGAAGCATGGCGTCGGCGTCGACAATGTCGATCTCGAAGCGGCGGCCGCCCGCAATATCCCCGTGCTGCGCTCTCTCGGCTCCAACGCGCTCGCGGTGGCCGAACACGCCATCGCCCTGATGGTCGCACTCTTGAAGCAGTTTCCAAGGCTCGATACCGCCGTCAAGGCAGGGGAATGGCCGAAGCCGAGTTTCATCGGCCGGGATATTGCCGGTGCCCGGCTGGGCCTCATCGGCTTCGGGGCCATCGGACGCGAGACCGCGCGTCTTGCCGGCGCGCTGGGCATGAGCGTCACCGTCTACGACCCACACGCAGCCGGCGGCGTCGAGGCCGCCGGCCTGGCCTCGACCGACAGTCTGGAAGCGCTCGTCGCCGACATCGACATCCTCAGCCTGCACTGCCCGCTGACGCGGGAAACGCGCGATATCGTGAATGCCGGCCTGATCGCGCGGATGGCGCCCCGGACGCTGATCGTCAACACCGCACGCGGCGGCCTCATCGACGAGGCGGCGCTTGCCGCCGCCCTGGCCGACGGGCGTATCGCCGGCGCCGGGCTCGACAGTTTCGCCAACGAGCCTCCCTCCGCGGACGGCCCGCTCTGGACCGCCCCGAACCTGATCGTCACGCCGCATGTCGGCGGCGTGACCGCAGGGTCGGCCGTTACCATGGCGGAGACGGCGGCCCGCCACATCATCAGCGTTCTCGACGGCAATCCGCCGGACGCACGCAGCCTCGCGCTGCCGGCCAGCCTGGCCGCCTGA
- a CDS encoding LysR family transcriptional regulator — MRGSEFADLKAFVAIAERGSFSAAARTLAISPSALSQRMREFEARLGVRLLNRTTRSVALTEQGQALLNNIVPLFAGFDQAMAELTAEGAEAVGSLRLNLSRVAAMYLLAPHLGAFHQAHPAVTLDITIEDTFSDIVAGRFDAGIRLGETLERDMVAIRMGGQRASMVVASPGLIERLGRPESPLDLYRFPCIRFRWPGARAIYRWEFEKEGDAIEVDVEGPLIANDTAVMLNAAEQGLGLAYLLDVEASARVEAGRLLRLLPDWTPPFGGFYLYHPSARQMPKQLRAFIDFLSGRLAG, encoded by the coding sequence ATGCGCGGGAGCGAGTTTGCCGATCTCAAGGCGTTCGTCGCCATCGCGGAACGCGGCAGCTTCTCCGCCGCTGCGAGGACGCTGGCTATTTCGCCATCTGCATTGAGCCAGCGTATGCGCGAGTTTGAGGCCCGGTTGGGTGTGCGGCTGCTCAATCGCACGACCCGGAGCGTCGCCCTAACCGAGCAAGGACAAGCACTGCTTAACAACATCGTGCCCCTCTTCGCCGGCTTCGACCAGGCCATGGCCGAACTGACCGCCGAAGGTGCCGAGGCGGTCGGCTCGCTGCGGCTCAATCTCTCGCGCGTCGCTGCGATGTATCTGCTGGCGCCGCATTTGGGAGCGTTTCACCAAGCCCATCCGGCCGTGACCCTCGACATCACGATAGAAGACACCTTCTCGGACATTGTCGCTGGGCGGTTCGATGCAGGCATTCGACTCGGAGAAACCCTCGAAAGAGATATGGTTGCGATTCGGATGGGCGGCCAAAGGGCGTCCATGGTGGTCGCAAGCCCTGGGCTCATCGAGCGGCTAGGCAGGCCGGAAAGTCCGCTTGACTTGTATCGATTTCCTTGCATCCGCTTCCGCTGGCCTGGTGCACGGGCAATCTATCGCTGGGAGTTCGAGAAGGAGGGCGATGCCATTGAGGTCGATGTCGAAGGCCCGCTGATCGCCAACGATACCGCCGTGATGCTGAATGCCGCCGAGCAAGGGCTGGGCCTTGCCTATTTGCTGGACGTGGAGGCAAGTGCGCGCGTCGAGGCCGGTCGCCTCTTGCGGCTTCTCCCTGACTGGACACCCCCGTTCGGCGGTTTCTACTTGTATCATCCCAGTGCGAGACAGATGCCGAAGCAGCTCAGGGCATTTATCGATTTCCTCAGCGGCCGGTTGGCCGGCTGA
- a CDS encoding RraA family protein — protein sequence MPYGFRIKQSWTRVDDAIVAAFRELPAANVSDSMQRLAAAGPAIQPMHGDAVLCGPALTVRCRPGDNLMIHKAIDMAEPGDVIVVDAGGDLSNSLMGELMLVHAIQRGVAGFVLNGAIRDSAAIAERGLPVFACGVTHRGPYRTGPGEIGFPIALDGMPIAPGDLVLGDADGVVCVPRADAATVLEGARKKKAAEDRQMRDTLAGTLDRSWVDKALEAAGCEMIA from the coding sequence ATGCCCTATGGATTCCGCATCAAGCAGAGCTGGACACGCGTCGATGACGCCATCGTGGCCGCCTTTCGCGAACTTCCCGCCGCCAATGTCAGCGATTCGATGCAGCGTTTGGCGGCGGCCGGACCGGCCATCCAGCCCATGCATGGCGATGCTGTCCTGTGCGGCCCGGCGCTGACCGTCCGCTGCCGGCCGGGCGACAACCTGATGATCCACAAGGCCATCGACATGGCCGAGCCAGGCGACGTGATCGTCGTCGATGCCGGCGGAGACCTCAGCAATTCCCTGATGGGAGAGCTGATGCTGGTCCATGCCATCCAGCGCGGCGTCGCCGGCTTCGTGCTGAACGGCGCGATCCGGGATTCGGCCGCCATCGCCGAGCGCGGCCTGCCCGTCTTCGCCTGCGGCGTGACCCATCGCGGACCATACCGCACCGGCCCCGGCGAAATCGGCTTTCCCATCGCGCTCGACGGCATGCCCATCGCCCCCGGAGACCTTGTCCTGGGGGATGCCGATGGCGTTGTCTGCGTACCGCGCGCCGATGCCGCGACCGTGCTGGAGGGAGCACGGAAGAAGAAGGCGGCGGAAGACCGGCAGATGCGCGACACGCTGGCCGGCACGCTGGACCGGAGCTGGGTCGACAAGGCACTCGAAGCAGCCGGCTGCGAGATGATCGCCTGA
- a CDS encoding SapC family protein, translating to MNTTVESTEAPAAEALLPLFYRKPTLLRSDAHAGFGLRRDATASFAAGATAIPIVASEFAAAGRQYPIVFTNDGSAMPVVVTGIEAGKSLFVEADGRWKQGFYVPAYIRRYPFIGITLSSEERIMLGFDEQSDSITASAADVDALPLFDDAGNPTDVSQRAIDLCENYAVEHRQIKEFGAALLEHKLLVERNAQIRRDDDDIVAEISSFRVVDEAALRALPQDVVLEFHAKGWLHLVILHLASQLSWQSVIAAASPQALS from the coding sequence ATGAATACGACTGTAGAATCAACCGAAGCGCCGGCCGCTGAAGCGTTGCTGCCGCTCTTCTATCGCAAGCCCACGCTTCTGCGTTCGGATGCGCATGCCGGGTTCGGGCTGCGGCGCGACGCCACCGCGTCCTTTGCAGCCGGTGCGACCGCGATCCCCATCGTCGCCAGCGAGTTCGCCGCGGCTGGCCGCCAGTATCCGATCGTGTTCACCAATGACGGCTCGGCGATGCCTGTCGTCGTGACGGGCATCGAGGCCGGCAAAAGCCTCTTCGTCGAGGCGGATGGCCGCTGGAAGCAGGGCTTTTACGTGCCCGCCTACATCCGGCGCTATCCTTTCATCGGCATTACGCTGTCGAGCGAGGAGCGAATCATGCTCGGCTTCGACGAACAGAGCGACAGCATCACGGCGTCCGCCGCCGATGTCGACGCGCTTCCTCTCTTCGACGATGCCGGCAACCCGACGGATGTCAGCCAGCGCGCCATCGACCTATGCGAGAACTACGCGGTCGAGCATCGGCAGATCAAGGAGTTCGGCGCCGCGCTGCTGGAGCACAAGCTTCTGGTCGAGCGCAATGCGCAGATCCGGCGCGACGATGACGACATCGTCGCCGAGATCAGCAGTTTCCGTGTAGTCGACGAGGCCGCGCTGCGGGCACTTCCGCAGGATGTCGTGCTCGAGTTCCATGCGAAGGGCTGGTTGCACCTCGTCATCCTTCATCTGGCCTCGCAGCTCAGCTGGCAATCGGTGATCGCGGCGGCTTCCCCGCAGGCGCTCTCCTGA
- a CDS encoding CGNR zinc finger domain-containing protein: MHTAARSYASSPPKLLGGALCLDFINTTTWRGNPERMAERLHRYGELVHWSLGAQALDGACAEHLLRSAAERPEAAEASLSIGLALRAELEAAFDPARKEQTALPVTQSLVQDLLTIGRLTGGGHEASVWGLPASDADLRFPLLPMAISALDLAVSSRRHLVCRCADPDCGWVFLDETRNRSRRWCSMSDCGNRAKARAHYARSHAARS, translated from the coding sequence ATGCATACCGCTGCCCGATCCTATGCCAGTTCACCCCCAAAGCTGCTCGGCGGCGCGCTTTGCCTGGATTTCATCAACACGACCACGTGGCGCGGCAATCCGGAACGGATGGCGGAGCGTCTCCATCGCTATGGTGAACTGGTTCACTGGTCATTGGGCGCGCAAGCCCTGGATGGCGCTTGTGCGGAGCACCTGTTGCGCTCTGCTGCTGAACGGCCAGAGGCAGCAGAGGCATCCCTCTCAATCGGGCTCGCTCTACGCGCCGAACTCGAAGCGGCCTTCGATCCGGCGCGGAAAGAGCAGACCGCATTGCCCGTCACTCAATCGCTGGTGCAGGACCTGCTGACCATCGGGCGCCTCACGGGCGGCGGCCATGAGGCAAGCGTCTGGGGGCTGCCAGCATCAGATGCGGACTTGCGGTTTCCATTGCTGCCTATGGCAATCTCGGCACTGGACCTTGCCGTGTCGTCGCGCCGGCATCTGGTCTGCCGATGTGCCGATCCCGACTGCGGTTGGGTCTTCCTCGATGAGACCCGCAACCGATCGCGCCGGTGGTGCTCGATGAGCGATTGCGGCAACAGGGCCAAGGCGCGGGCTCACTACGCCAGGAGCCATGCAGCCCGCTCTTGA